A genome region from Tolypothrix sp. PCC 7712 includes the following:
- the der gene encoding ribosome biogenesis GTPase Der, with translation MALPIVAIIGRPNVGKSTLVNRLAGEQTAIVHDEPGVTRDRTYMPSYWSDREFLVVDTGGLVFNDDTEFLPLIRQQAMTALTEASAAIFVVDGQTGPSHADEEIAEWLRQHPVPVLLAVNKCESPEQGLIQAAEFWQLGLGEPYPISAIHGSGTGELLDELIKHIPQVTDVPETNEIKVAIIGRPNVGKSSLLNAFVGEERAIVSPISGTTRDAIDTMFERDGQTYRLIDTAGIRKKKSIEYGTEFFSINRAFKAIRRADVVLMVIDALDGVTEQDQKLAGRVIDEGRACIVVVNKWDAVEKDSYTIYDYEKTMQSRLHFTEWADTIFVSALTGQRVEKILELVNQAAESHKRRVSTSVINEVLEDAVSWHSPPTSRGGRQGRIYYGTQVSSQPPTIALFVNDAKRFNENYRRYIERQFRQQLGFKGTPIRLLWRSKKVRDAEVASINRATRV, from the coding sequence ATGGCACTGCCAATTGTTGCAATTATCGGTCGCCCCAATGTGGGCAAATCTACCCTGGTTAATCGTCTCGCCGGGGAACAAACGGCGATAGTCCATGATGAACCAGGAGTAACGCGCGATCGCACTTATATGCCATCTTATTGGAGCGATCGCGAATTTTTGGTTGTCGATACAGGTGGCTTGGTCTTTAATGATGATACGGAATTTTTACCACTGATTCGCCAACAAGCAATGACGGCGCTAACCGAAGCGAGTGCGGCTATTTTTGTGGTTGATGGGCAAACTGGGCCTTCTCACGCTGATGAAGAAATTGCAGAGTGGTTACGTCAACACCCTGTACCTGTACTGTTGGCTGTTAATAAATGTGAATCTCCCGAACAAGGATTAATCCAAGCTGCAGAATTTTGGCAATTAGGCTTAGGTGAACCTTACCCAATTTCTGCAATTCATGGTAGTGGTACAGGCGAATTGCTGGATGAGTTAATTAAGCACATTCCCCAGGTAACAGATGTACCGGAAACCAATGAAATCAAAGTAGCAATTATTGGTCGCCCCAACGTTGGTAAATCTAGTTTATTAAACGCTTTTGTGGGAGAAGAAAGAGCGATTGTCAGTCCCATTTCTGGTACAACCCGCGATGCGATTGATACCATGTTTGAGCGGGATGGACAAACCTATCGCTTGATTGATACTGCTGGTATTCGCAAAAAGAAAAGCATAGAATACGGCACAGAATTCTTTAGTATTAACCGCGCTTTCAAAGCAATTCGCCGCGCCGATGTGGTGTTAATGGTAATTGACGCTTTAGACGGAGTTACCGAACAAGACCAAAAATTAGCAGGACGAGTGATTGATGAAGGGAGAGCTTGTATAGTTGTAGTCAATAAATGGGATGCTGTGGAAAAAGACTCCTACACCATTTATGACTATGAAAAGACTATGCAATCCCGGTTGCATTTTACCGAATGGGCAGACACAATATTTGTCAGTGCTTTAACAGGACAACGCGTCGAGAAAATTTTAGAATTAGTCAATCAAGCTGCAGAATCGCACAAACGCCGTGTCAGCACATCTGTAATTAACGAAGTTTTAGAAGATGCAGTCAGTTGGCATTCACCACCAACCTCACGGGGTGGGCGACAAGGTAGAATTTATTACGGTACTCAAGTCAGTAGCCAACCACCCACGATCGCACTGTTCGTTAACGATGCAAAACGCTTTAACGAAAACTACCGCCGCTACATCGAAAGACAATTCCGCCAACAACTAGGATTTAAAGGCACTCCCATTCGTTTATTGTGGCGCAGTAAGAAAGTCCGTGATGCTGAAGTTGCTAGTATCAATCGTGCTACCCGCGTTTAA
- a CDS encoding energy-coupling factor transporter transmembrane component T family protein has translation MDLLRSLPLGLYLEEPQTWLHRIDPRVKFAWLMSLLTSYLFAPIEWRVLLVIVLIFVTLTARIPKRVWQQQMGWLLLLSVLVLLIAAISPDGLGVNYQPRLPANEQILTQPSTAKPPNIDEKAEFGNKEYRYVLFHQGPVKVNRRSLDLAVRLSTILFTVIYSTNLYLLTTAPEEITAGLESLMQPLRRLKLPVTEVALTLTLSLRFIPLVLEEVQNLVRSVMTRAINWKKLGIKGAVKLWMIVAERLLENLLLRAEQMASAMMVRGFTSPNEHRVLWHDLRLKRWDWLAIAILSLFWGVRLLLGIQV, from the coding sequence ATGGATTTACTGCGATCGCTACCTCTGGGACTTTATTTAGAAGAACCTCAAACTTGGCTGCATAGAATTGATCCCCGCGTCAAGTTTGCTTGGTTGATGAGTTTACTCACCAGTTATTTATTTGCCCCTATCGAATGGCGGGTACTGCTGGTCATAGTATTGATTTTTGTGACTCTCACTGCCAGAATTCCTAAAAGAGTATGGCAGCAGCAAATGGGCTGGTTATTACTATTGTCGGTTCTTGTTTTATTAATTGCCGCTATCAGCCCAGATGGTTTAGGTGTAAATTATCAGCCCCGTCTCCCAGCCAACGAGCAAATTTTAACTCAGCCATCCACTGCCAAGCCGCCAAATATTGATGAAAAAGCAGAATTTGGCAATAAAGAATATAGATATGTGTTATTTCACCAAGGGCCAGTCAAAGTCAATCGCCGTTCTTTAGATTTAGCGGTGCGCTTAAGTACAATTTTATTTACCGTAATTTATAGTACTAACCTCTACCTGCTAACCACAGCGCCAGAAGAAATTACAGCAGGTTTAGAAAGCTTAATGCAACCACTGCGACGGCTGAAATTACCTGTAACAGAAGTAGCTTTAACTTTAACTTTATCTTTGCGGTTTATTCCTCTAGTCTTAGAAGAAGTGCAGAATTTAGTGCGATCGGTAATGACTAGGGCGATTAATTGGAAAAAGCTAGGAATCAAAGGCGCAGTCAAGCTTTGGATGATTGTAGCAGAAAGATTATTAGAAAATTTGCTACTCCGTGCCGAACAAATGGCGAGTGCAATGATGGTGCGCGGTTTTACCAGCCCTAACGAGCATCGCGTATTGTGGCATGACTTACGCTTAAAAAGGTGGGACTGGCTAGCGATCGCAATTTTAAGTTTATTTTGGGGCGTGCGCTTATTACTCGGCATCCAGGTTTAA
- a CDS encoding anthranilate synthase component I: protein MTHPWYWRSLPLKNRTGSEVFAALFRPNNNSEIATLLESTYPTPKNHPQLNRYSICAGAPRIINGVPQMWTPTLGKVLPFLSDLLQTRGIGQQIISPSSPPHLPFTGGWLGWLGYDIAWEIEQLPQNKCDRLPFPVAFWYEPDCFAILDHAEQTLWLAASDESQLDDLQEKLAKKAAILHQESVENNRKISNYAISPRFHTSQSDYETAVNQAKKYIQAGDIFQANLSLRFEATTNASGWSIYQTLQQINPSPFASYWQTPWGEVMSCSPERLVLLQNGQAETRPIAGTRSRGITPEQDIQLAQELLSNTKERAEHIMLVDLERNDLGRVCEWGTVCVDELLTIERYSHVMHLVSNVKGNLKSDRTAIDLIRALFPGGTITGCPKVRCMEIIEELEPVRRSLFYGSCGYLDWRGNLDLNILIRTLLLAKAPGEQGSSENDINSALPTPHSALTTPHSALSTQHSQLNIVWGQVGAGIVADSDPEREWYESLHKAQAQLVALNMLNHQ from the coding sequence ATGACCCACCCTTGGTATTGGCGATCGCTTCCTTTAAAAAATCGTACTGGTTCCGAAGTATTCGCGGCTCTGTTTCGCCCCAATAATAACTCTGAAATCGCCACCCTACTAGAAAGCACCTACCCCACCCCAAAAAACCATCCCCAACTCAATCGCTATTCTATTTGTGCCGGCGCACCTCGCATTATCAATGGTGTCCCCCAAATGTGGACACCCACACTAGGAAAAGTTCTACCCTTTTTATCCGATTTACTACAAACCAGAGGAATCGGACAACAAATAATTTCCCCCTCATCCCCCCCTCACCTCCCCTTCACCGGCGGTTGGCTGGGATGGTTGGGTTATGACATAGCTTGGGAAATTGAACAACTACCGCAAAATAAATGCGATCGCTTGCCGTTTCCTGTAGCTTTTTGGTATGAACCAGATTGTTTCGCCATTTTGGATCACGCCGAACAAACTCTTTGGCTAGCGGCTAGCGATGAGAGTCAACTCGATGATTTACAAGAAAAATTAGCTAAAAAAGCCGCAATTCTCCATCAGGAATCCGTAGAAAACAATCGCAAAATTTCAAATTACGCTATTTCCCCCCGCTTCCACACATCACAATCAGATTACGAGACAGCCGTTAACCAAGCGAAAAAATATATTCAGGCGGGAGACATTTTTCAAGCAAATTTGTCATTGCGATTTGAAGCCACCACAAACGCTTCTGGTTGGTCAATTTATCAAACATTGCAGCAAATCAATCCTTCTCCTTTCGCTAGTTATTGGCAAACACCTTGGGGAGAAGTAATGAGCTGTTCACCAGAAAGGCTAGTATTATTGCAAAACGGCCAAGCCGAAACTCGACCAATCGCCGGGACGCGATCGCGGGGGATCACGCCAGAACAAGACATTCAGCTAGCACAAGAATTGCTGAGTAACACCAAAGAACGCGCCGAACACATCATGCTAGTGGATTTGGAACGCAACGACTTAGGGCGAGTTTGTGAATGGGGAACTGTCTGTGTTGATGAATTGCTAACAATTGAGCGCTATAGCCACGTGATGCATCTTGTTAGTAATGTTAAAGGCAACTTAAAGAGCGATCGCACCGCTATCGATTTAATTCGCGCCCTCTTCCCTGGTGGCACAATTACAGGGTGTCCCAAAGTTCGTTGCATGGAAATTATTGAAGAACTGGAACCAGTACGGCGTAGTTTATTCTACGGTTCCTGCGGTTATTTAGATTGGCGAGGCAACTTAGACTTAAATATTTTAATTCGCACCCTCTTATTAGCAAAAGCCCCAGGGGAACAGGGGAGCAGCGAAAATGATATTAACTCAGCACTCCCAACTCCTCACTCAGCACTCACAACTCCCCACTCAGCACTCAGCACTCAGCACTCCCAACTCAACATCGTTTGGGGACAAGTTGGCGCAGGTATTGTCGCTGATAGTGATCCTGAGCGAGAATGGTATGAATCTCTGCACAAAGCTCAGGCACAATTGGTAGCACTGAATATGCTAAATCATCAATAG
- the pipX gene encoding transcriptional coactivator PipX: MNSENSETYINHPTWGLLYRICMVDETQDLFTTLYAQRLFFLVTNDIKGIKFQPIGRTEARMMLENRLRTLRRTGHSQEYDLLHGVFQRTFQ; the protein is encoded by the coding sequence ATGAATTCAGAAAACTCAGAAACTTACATAAATCATCCAACTTGGGGTCTCCTTTACAGAATCTGTATGGTTGACGAGACCCAGGATTTGTTCACTACACTTTATGCCCAACGTTTATTTTTTTTGGTAACAAATGACATCAAAGGTATAAAATTTCAGCCCATAGGCCGCACCGAAGCCAGAATGATGTTGGAAAATCGCTTGCGTACTCTGCGTCGCACCGGGCATTCTCAGGAGTACGATCTGCTTCACGGTGTTTTCCAACGCACATTCCAATAG
- a CDS encoding YggS family pyridoxal phosphate-dependent enzyme: MTSSIGERITKISSSLPSSVRLIAVSKTVSAEMMRSAYAAGIRDFAESRIQEAAKKQAQLQDLSDITWHFIGHLQSNKAKKALEQFSWIHSVDNLQLAQRLDQIAEQLGVTPNVCLQVKILPDPNKGGWTIPQLLNDLSVINQYKNLHIQGLMTIPPLGLNEAEILNVFNTTRDLAKTIRDQHWSHIEMQHLSMGMSGDYHLAVQAGATMVRLGTILFGDRTEQI, encoded by the coding sequence GTGACTAGTTCAATTGGCGAACGTATTACCAAAATTAGCTCCTCCCTACCTTCCTCGGTACGGTTGATTGCAGTTAGCAAAACAGTGTCGGCGGAAATGATGCGCTCTGCATACGCCGCAGGAATCCGCGATTTTGCCGAAAGCCGGATTCAAGAAGCCGCGAAAAAGCAAGCTCAATTACAAGATTTAAGCGATATTACCTGGCACTTTATTGGGCATTTGCAAAGCAACAAAGCCAAAAAAGCCCTAGAACAATTTTCCTGGATTCACTCTGTTGATAATTTGCAGTTAGCACAGCGCTTGGATCAAATAGCAGAACAATTAGGGGTAACTCCTAATGTCTGTCTGCAAGTTAAAATTCTTCCCGATCCCAACAAAGGCGGCTGGACTATACCACAACTGTTAAATGACTTATCCGTAATTAATCAATATAAAAATTTACATATTCAAGGTTTAATGACAATTCCGCCTTTAGGATTAAATGAAGCGGAAATTTTAAATGTATTTAATACTACTCGCGACCTGGCAAAAACCATTAGAGATCAACACTGGTCACACATTGAGATGCAGCACTTGTCGATGGGGATGTCTGGTGATTATCACCTAGCCGTACAAGCAGGAGCAACGATGGTAAGGTTAGGAACCATCTTGTTTGGCGATCGCACTGAGCAGATATAA
- a CDS encoding cell division protein SepF, whose protein sequence is MNNIFSKLRDFVGLNEQVEYEYYEEEPETESYQNLYQEENPQPAPQEPAAPNRRWREPMPTMGNDVATGSKSMGNVIGMPGAINGISEVLVLEPRTFEEMPQAIQALRERKSVVLNLTIMDPDQAQRAVDFVAGGTYALDGHQERIGESIFLFTPSCVQVSTHGGVIHEVPQPPARPRTTTPTPAWGNEVNRMAAQ, encoded by the coding sequence ATGAACAATATATTTTCTAAACTAAGAGACTTTGTTGGACTAAATGAACAAGTAGAATACGAATACTACGAAGAAGAACCAGAAACCGAAAGCTACCAAAATCTCTATCAAGAAGAGAATCCCCAACCGGCACCCCAAGAACCTGCTGCGCCAAATCGACGTTGGCGGGAACCCATGCCTACAATGGGTAATGACGTAGCGACAGGGTCAAAATCAATGGGGAATGTGATAGGTATGCCAGGAGCAATTAACGGAATTTCGGAAGTATTAGTACTTGAGCCACGCACATTTGAAGAAATGCCTCAAGCTATTCAAGCTTTGCGCGAGCGCAAATCAGTAGTATTAAATTTAACAATTATGGATCCCGACCAAGCTCAACGGGCGGTAGATTTTGTAGCAGGTGGTACATACGCATTAGATGGACATCAAGAACGTATTGGAGAAAGTATCTTTTTGTTTACACCCAGCTGTGTGCAAGTTAGCACTCATGGCGGAGTTATTCACGAAGTACCACAACCACCCGCACGTCCTCGGACAACAACTCCTACTCCAGCATGGGGCAATGAAGTTAACCGGATGGCAGCACAATAA
- the proC gene encoding pyrroline-5-carboxylate reductase, whose amino-acid sequence MTIKFGLIGGGVMGEALLSRLIAREIYQPSEVIVSEPQPARQNFLKQQYNVAVTTDNRLILEQTQEVVLLAVKPQVFSAIAQEVAEMIDLKITEHSPLLISILAGVPLSQLEAAFPSLPVIRAMPNTPATVGAGMTAICSGAYTNPKHHQIAQQIFAAVGEVVEVSEYLMDAVTGLSGSGPAYVALMVEALADGGVAAGLPRAIANQLALQTVLGTATLLHESKMHPAELKDRVTSPGGTTIAGIAQLEKGAFRSALIEAVRAATERSQELGK is encoded by the coding sequence ATGACTATTAAATTTGGTTTAATTGGTGGCGGGGTAATGGGAGAAGCGCTATTATCCCGCCTTATTGCGCGTGAAATTTATCAACCATCAGAAGTTATAGTTAGCGAACCCCAACCTGCGCGCCAGAATTTTTTAAAACAACAATATAACGTGGCGGTAACTACCGATAATCGCCTGATTTTAGAGCAAACTCAGGAAGTTGTATTATTGGCTGTGAAACCGCAAGTGTTCAGTGCGATCGCCCAAGAAGTAGCAGAGATGATCGACCTGAAAATTACTGAACACTCACCCCTATTAATTTCTATTTTGGCAGGTGTGCCTTTAAGTCAGCTAGAAGCTGCATTTCCTAGCTTACCAGTCATTAGAGCCATGCCCAATACACCCGCCACAGTCGGCGCAGGAATGACAGCAATTTGCTCAGGTGCTTACACCAACCCCAAACATCACCAAATAGCCCAGCAAATATTTGCCGCCGTGGGAGAAGTGGTAGAAGTTTCAGAATACTTAATGGATGCAGTCACAGGACTATCCGGAAGCGGCCCGGCTTACGTAGCCTTGATGGTAGAAGCACTTGCTGACGGCGGAGTAGCCGCAGGGTTACCCAGAGCGATCGCCAATCAACTAGCCCTACAAACAGTCCTCGGAACCGCCACACTCTTACACGAGAGCAAAATGCACCCCGCAGAACTCAAAGATAGAGTTACCAGCCCCGGTGGTACCACAATAGCTGGTATCGCCCAACTAGAAAAAGGCGCATTCCGTTCCGCCTTAATCGAAGCAGTGAGAGCCGCCACAGAGCGATCGCAGGAATTGGGGAAGTGA
- a CDS encoding DEAD/DEAH box helicase, translated as MNYPAPSQEVDLESIFPFHLDQFQKDAIASLNAGRSVVVCAPTGSGKTLVGEYAIYRALARGKRVFYTTPLKALSNQKLRDFREKFGSEQVGLLTGDASINRDAPIVVMTTEIFRNMLYGTPIGQVGVSLVDVEAVVLDECHYMNDRQRGTVWEESIIYCPREVQLVALSATVANSDQLTDWLNRVHGPTDLIYSDFRPVPLEFHFCNPKGLFPLLNDSKNKINPRLANRGKRRPADKGKGGRPEAPSIIYTLNQLQQRDMLPAIYFIFSRRGCDKAVAEVGDLWLVNNDESQILRRQIDDFLSRNPEAGRSGQIAPLYRGIAAHHAGILPAWKVLVEELFQQGLIKVVFATETLAAGINMPARTTVISTLSKRTDTGHRLLNASEFLQMAGRAGRRGMDLQGHVVTVQTPFEGSKEAAYLATSKPDPLVSQFTPSYGMVLNLLQTHTLDETRELIERSFGQYMATLHLQPNYDEIAELQAQLNQLQEQIAAVDENELAVYEKLRQRLKVERQLLKTLQQQAQEDRQEQLAMMLGFAVSGTMLSIKGKNITVPTPITAVLIGKTSGEQTPYLVCLGRDNRWYVGTTEDIVDLYAELPRIDIPPEILPPPELVFKPGQIWRGDAQTAAIAQRIPQPEESLYMAPEVAEQLSRVTAVQEQLEAHPVYQSGNAGAIFKRRARYVELEAELQLLQEQVEQQSQHHWEEFLNLIEILQHFGCLDNLVPTALGQVAAAIRGENELWLGLVLASGEFNNLDPHHLAAAAAALVTETPRPDSKVRFDLSNQVVDALAKLRGIRRQMFQIQRRYNVALPIWLEFELIALVEQWALGIEWTELCENTTLDEGDVVRILRRTLDLLSQIPHVPNLPDSLQRNAYRAMQLIDRFPVNEVVE; from the coding sequence GTGAACTATCCCGCACCGTCCCAAGAAGTTGACCTAGAGTCAATATTTCCTTTTCATCTAGATCAATTCCAAAAAGATGCGATCGCGTCCCTCAATGCTGGTCGTTCTGTAGTCGTTTGTGCGCCTACAGGATCGGGCAAAACGTTGGTGGGTGAATATGCTATTTATCGTGCTCTGGCGCGAGGTAAGCGCGTATTTTACACTACTCCTTTAAAGGCGCTGTCGAATCAAAAGTTACGTGATTTCCGCGAAAAATTTGGGTCTGAACAGGTCGGTCTGTTAACTGGAGATGCCTCCATTAACAGGGATGCGCCGATTGTGGTGATGACTACAGAAATTTTCCGTAATATGCTCTATGGCACACCCATAGGGCAAGTTGGCGTATCTTTAGTAGATGTGGAAGCGGTGGTATTAGATGAGTGCCACTACATGAACGATCGCCAACGCGGAACTGTTTGGGAAGAATCGATTATTTATTGTCCCCGGGAAGTGCAATTGGTGGCGCTGTCGGCAACGGTTGCCAATAGCGATCAGCTCACCGATTGGCTAAATCGCGTTCACGGGCCCACTGACCTGATTTACTCCGATTTTCGCCCCGTACCTTTAGAATTTCATTTTTGCAATCCCAAAGGATTGTTCCCCCTACTCAACGACAGTAAAAACAAAATTAACCCCCGCCTAGCTAATAGGGGAAAAAGGCGACCAGCAGACAAAGGCAAAGGTGGTAGGCCAGAAGCTCCCAGCATAATTTATACATTGAATCAGCTACAGCAACGGGATATGCTACCCGCCATTTACTTTATCTTCAGTCGGCGGGGATGTGATAAAGCTGTGGCAGAGGTGGGTGATTTATGGCTGGTAAATAATGATGAATCCCAAATCTTACGCCGCCAAATTGATGACTTTTTAAGCCGCAACCCGGAAGCGGGACGTTCGGGACAAATTGCGCCTCTCTATCGCGGCATTGCGGCTCACCATGCTGGAATTTTACCTGCCTGGAAAGTGCTAGTAGAAGAACTATTCCAGCAAGGGCTAATTAAGGTTGTATTTGCCACCGAAACACTAGCAGCGGGAATTAATATGCCCGCCCGTACCACTGTAATTTCCACCCTTTCCAAGCGTACCGACACCGGACATCGCCTATTAAACGCTTCCGAATTCTTGCAAATGGCAGGACGCGCTGGTCGGCGTGGTATGGATTTACAAGGTCATGTAGTTACAGTCCAAACCCCCTTTGAAGGTTCCAAAGAAGCGGCATATTTAGCAACCTCCAAACCAGATCCTCTAGTTAGCCAGTTTACCCCCAGCTATGGGATGGTACTGAACCTACTGCAAACCCATACATTGGACGAAACCAGAGAACTCATCGAACGCAGTTTTGGCCAGTACATGGCGACTCTGCATTTACAACCAAATTACGATGAGATTGCCGAACTGCAAGCCCAATTAAACCAACTGCAGGAGCAAATTGCCGCAGTAGATGAAAATGAACTGGCTGTGTATGAGAAATTGCGCCAACGGCTGAAAGTAGAACGGCAATTATTAAAAACTCTACAACAGCAAGCACAGGAAGACAGACAAGAACAATTAGCCATGATGTTGGGCTTTGCTGTCTCCGGGACAATGTTGAGTATCAAGGGCAAAAACATCACAGTTCCCACACCAATTACAGCCGTGTTAATTGGTAAAACTTCTGGTGAGCAAACTCCTTACTTAGTTTGCTTAGGACGAGATAATCGATGGTATGTAGGCACAACCGAAGATATCGTGGATTTGTATGCCGAACTACCACGAATTGATATTCCACCGGAGATTTTGCCACCACCGGAACTAGTGTTTAAACCAGGACAGATATGGCGTGGTGACGCACAAACAGCAGCCATAGCCCAAAGAATTCCGCAACCAGAGGAATCTTTATATATGGCTCCAGAAGTTGCAGAACAACTCAGCCGTGTAACTGCTGTACAGGAGCAATTAGAAGCCCATCCTGTGTATCAATCGGGTAATGCTGGCGCTATTTTCAAACGTCGGGCACGTTATGTAGAACTAGAAGCCGAACTGCAACTATTGCAAGAGCAAGTAGAGCAACAATCCCAACATCACTGGGAAGAGTTTCTCAATTTAATTGAAATTTTGCAGCATTTTGGCTGTTTAGATAACTTAGTACCCACAGCATTAGGGCAAGTTGCTGCGGCTATCCGGGGAGAAAATGAATTGTGGCTAGGTTTGGTATTAGCTAGTGGTGAATTCAATAATTTAGATCCGCACCATTTAGCCGCCGCAGCTGCAGCGTTAGTGACAGAAACTCCTCGCCCCGATAGCAAAGTGCGGTTTGATCTCAGCAATCAAGTTGTAGATGCTTTAGCAAAACTGCGGGGAATTCGCCGCCAGATGTTCCAAATCCAACGGCGTTATAATGTGGCGTTACCTATATGGTTAGAGTTTGAGTTAATTGCCCTAGTAGAACAATGGGCGCTGGGAATTGAGTGGACAGAACTATGTGAAAATACGACCTTAGATGAAGGTGATGTGGTCAGAATATTACGCCGGACTTTGGATTTATTATCTCAAATTCCCCATGTGCCGAATTTACCCGATTCACTGCAACGCAATGCTTACCGCGCTATGCAGTTAATTGATAGATTCCCTGTGAATGAGGTTGTGGAATAG
- a CDS encoding TMEM165/GDT1 family protein, whose product MLTAFTAGLLLITISELGDKTFFIAVILSMRHPRRLVFLGVTAALAAMTILSVVLGQTISLLPKIYIHYAEIALFIAFGLKLLYQGSKMSKACDTEVVEEAEAAVKQADLQLPKRKTPLAILIEAFTLTFMAEWGDRTQIATIALAAGNNPIGVTVGAVLGHAICAAIAVIGGKIIAGRISERQITLIGGCLFLIFGVVAAIEGA is encoded by the coding sequence GTGCTAACAGCTTTTACCGCAGGTTTGTTACTAATTACAATTTCCGAGTTAGGGGATAAAACATTTTTTATCGCCGTGATTTTGTCAATGCGTCACCCACGACGCTTAGTCTTCTTGGGGGTGACAGCCGCTTTAGCTGCAATGACAATTCTTTCGGTGGTTTTGGGACAAACAATATCTTTGTTGCCCAAAATTTATATTCATTATGCCGAAATCGCGTTGTTTATCGCCTTTGGTCTAAAGCTGCTATATCAAGGTAGTAAAATGTCAAAGGCTTGTGATACGGAAGTTGTAGAAGAAGCAGAAGCTGCGGTAAAGCAAGCAGATTTACAACTACCCAAACGCAAAACCCCACTGGCAATTTTAATCGAAGCCTTTACCTTAACATTTATGGCAGAGTGGGGCGATCGCACACAAATCGCTACCATTGCCCTAGCAGCAGGTAATAATCCCATTGGGGTGACTGTAGGTGCAGTATTAGGACATGCCATTTGTGCTGCGATCGCAGTCATTGGTGGCAAAATAATTGCGGGACGCATCTCAGAACGTCAAATAACTTTAATTGGCGGCTGCTTATTTTTAATCTTTGGTGTTGTAGCAGCCATTGAAGGAGCGTGA